TCATTGGAAACTGAGCCTAGCAACCCTAAACAACTTTCGTTGTTTGAGTGGATAGGAGGTCAGGTAACTGATTTCCCAGAATCCCCCACTATAGCGTCAGCTTAGTGGGGGAGTATGTCAAAACATAATAACAGCCCGACTCAGCGCGGAACTCAGGGGCTGTTTGCGATCAAATTTTAGATGATTTAGATGATTTTTGCGGCTCGTAACCCGAAGTAAAGTCCAAGAGCGAGAACCGTATAACCAATTAAGATCCCAAGATAAGCAACGGCGCCAGACATAAATTTAAAACTCCTTTTTATGATTATCTATACTAGACTAGCAGATCATTGGAAGAACTAAAATTCCTTGCGCCATGAACATTTATTCGCAATATATTTTTCCCCGTCTTTTAGATTGGACAATGGCAAGTTCTAGCGTTAGTAAATATCGCAAAGCACTACTACAGGATGTGAGAGGAGAAGTGTTGGAAATTGGATTTGGGACGGGATTAAACTTAGCTTGTTATCCAGAAGAAATTCAAAAGCTGACAACCATTGATGTCAATGCTGGGATGAATAAACTTGCCCAAAAACGCATTAATAAGGTTTCATTTCCAGTTGATACTAACGTTTTGAGTGGAGAATCTTTACCCTTTGCTAGTGAATCGTTTGATAGTGTGGTCAGTACTTGGACGTTATGTAGTATTGCCAAAATAGAGCAGGCGTTACAAGAAATCTATCGCGTCCTCAAACCAGAAGGCAAATTTTTCTTTCTTGAACATGGTTTAAGTGATAATCCCAAAGTACAAAAATGGCAGCATCGCTTAACGCCGATTCAAAAAATTGTAGGAGATGGTTGCCATCTCAATCGTGATCTGAAAGCTCTTATTTCTCAACAGTTCGCTACTGTTAAATTGGAAAACTTTAAGTTAGAAAGCGAACCAGAAATTATTGGTTATCTTTACCAAGGAATTGCTACCAAATGAGTCGGTTATTAATCTACGTAGATTGCCTCAACCAATGACTAATGACTAATGACTAATGACTAATGACTAATGACTAATTATCCATATCTGAACTTGAAAACTAAAATGGTGAAGGCGAGAACAAAGGTAACAATATTTGCCAGCAAAACGGGTAAATCACCAACACTAAACCCATAAACAATCCAGAGAAAAACCCCGGTACAAAAGGTAGAAAACATCCCCAGAGAAATATCTTTTGCCGATTTTGTTTGCCACGTTTTAATGACTTGGGGGAGAAACGCAATCGTGGTTAACGTTCCAGCAGCTAAACCAATGGTTGTAAAGAAGTTTACCGGTTCCATGTGTGTGAGTAAGGGAGAGGGCTAGCAGTCGATTATAGCATTACTCGCCTGGAAACTCTTACCCCTCTATTTCCTAAAGGGTACTTAGTTTCAACGAATCGCACTCCCACTTGAGGCAGAGCCAAAAATTGCTGATAATTAAGTTTAGAGACCTGCTGTCGTTTGGGTAAATAAAGCGGTAAAATCAGTTGTAATTTCTCCGGAAGAGGTTTCTGGCTTTTCGGAAACAACATCAAACGCTTTGTTTCTGGCTTCTGGATTCACAAGAGCCTGCACAATCAATTCTGCTACATCTTCTCGGGGAATTGTTGGCGATTCGCGATCGAGCAACGTATCATTTTTCCCCACTAACAATTTGCGTTGACCTCCAGGTTCATTGAGTAAGCCGCCAGCCCGAATAATAGTATAATCAACTCCCGAGTCAATCAGATATTGTTCCGCTTTTCGCTTCCAAATTAAAATGTTGCCGTTCCCTAGTTGATTAAGGGGATGGTTTTCATTCGTCCCTCCCATCGATCCCATAAGAATAATGTGCTCAACCCCCGCTTGTTTTGCCAAATCAATTTGATTCACTTGTCCTTGATAGTCGATGATTTCTGGTGTGGCGTTTTCTGGATAAGTGAACTCAGGACGTTCTCCTTCTTGCGACGGCGCTTTCATTTGTGGAACAGCACTGGTGACAATAATCAGTGCTCGGCAATTCTGAATGGCTGGTTCGAGCGTCTTTTTTTCTCTAATATCGCCAAAATAGAAGCTCTCTATGGAATTAAAAATTTCTTTGGCTTTATCTTCAGAACGGGCAAAACCAAAACCATTAAAATTTGTTTTTTGACGTAATTT
This Cyanobacteria bacterium GSL.Bin1 DNA region includes the following protein-coding sequences:
- the petL gene encoding cytochrome b6-f complex subunit PetL, producing the protein MSGAVAYLGILIGYTVLALGLYFGLRAAKII
- a CDS encoding methyltransferase domain-containing protein, whose translation is MNIYSQYIFPRLLDWTMASSSVSKYRKALLQDVRGEVLEIGFGTGLNLACYPEEIQKLTTIDVNAGMNKLAQKRINKVSFPVDTNVLSGESLPFASESFDSVVSTWTLCSIAKIEQALQEIYRVLKPEGKFFFLEHGLSDNPKVQKWQHRLTPIQKIVGDGCHLNRDLKALISQQFATVKLENFKLESEPEIIGYLYQGIATK
- a CDS encoding NAD(P)H-binding protein, coding for MSEAKVLVTGATGRTGSIVLNKLRQKTNFNGFGFARSEDKAKEIFNSIESFYFGDIREKKTLEPAIQNCRALIIVTSAVPQMKAPSQEGERPEFTYPENATPEIIDYQGQVNQIDLAKQAGVEHIILMGSMGGTNENHPLNQLGNGNILIWKRKAEQYLIDSGVDYTIIRAGGLLNEPGGQRKLLVGKNDTLLDRESPTIPREDVAELIVQALVNPEARNKAFDVVSEKPETSSGEITTDFTALFTQTTAGL